Genomic DNA from Deltaproteobacteria bacterium:
TTAACCTGAAAATTATCCCGTTCATGGGACAGACGATCCTTTTTGCCGAGAAAAGGCTCGATCAGGGTCTGATCCAGAGGAACGGCGAAGACCACAGCCGATTCGGCTCCGGGCAGAACAAAACTCAAATCGGTGGAAGGGGGGCCGCCGGCTAAGGTTTCCGTAGTGGCGATCCCCACCGCGCAACCCCCTGCGCTGGAAACATAATCCAAAGCAATCGTTCTTAATTTATCCATGAGACGGTTCCTTTCTTTCAAAAAAATGGTTGAAAAATCCCGGGCCTGTTCTTCAAGAATATGACAACCCAGTTCACCGAACACAGTCCTGATTTTCCTTAAACGGTTTTCTGCAGACGATCTGGGCCATGGCCCTTTTGGGGTCTTCTAAGATCCCTTCAAAATAATGGATTATCGGCCAGTCCCTGAACCAGTCGAATAACTCCTTTGGTTTCAGCAAATGGTCGGGATTAAGAGGACGACCGAATCTGGGCTGTTCGTCGGTATAGGTTTCATAGATCAGGATTCCTCCCCTTTTTAGACCTTTTTTCAGACACGGTATCAGGGGGCGGTGGAGGTAGCGGAAGACCAGGATGGCCCGGTAGTGGTCTTCTTCGAGAGGGTTTAAACCGGTTTCCAGATCGATCTCCCGGAAAGTCACATCGAGGTCCTTTCCTTCCACTGCCTCTTTGGCCTTGTCCAAGGCCTCAGAGGATCGATCGGCCAGGATAACCGGAAGCCCCATCCCTGCCAGGTATAGCCCATTTTGCCCTTCACCGCAGGCCAGATCCAGAATCGGACCGGCGAGGTCTTTTTCCTGCAGGAGAGCGGTATAGTTTACCAACAAGGGATTAGGGGCCATAATATCGATTTCGGATTTTAGATTTCGGATTTCGGAATAAAGAAACCCATTTTCATGTTTTGTGACGTCCGTAACCCTGAGGAGTTAACAAACATACCATAAAACTTTCCTTTTGGGATTGACCCGGGCTGCCGGGTAGCGATCACGACCGCCAGGGGGTTCATTGAGGATAACCCTAAGGACCTCTTTTTTCTCTGCCCCTGAGACCAGGAAAAGCACCTCTTCTGCCTGATTGATTAACGGCAATGTCAAAGTAATCCTTGGGAATTCTGGGGCAGGTCCCGGTTTAGGCACATAGGCGGTCAGGTGTTCTTCTTCTTTTAGTGCCGGATCGCCGGGAAACAGGGAAGCCGTGTGCCCGTCTTTCCCCAGACCCAAAAGGACAAGA
This window encodes:
- a CDS encoding methyltransferase domain-containing protein, which translates into the protein MAPNPLLVNYTALLQEKDLAGPILDLACGEGQNGLYLAGMGLPVILADRSSEALDKAKEAVEGKDLDVTFREIDLETGLNPLEEDHYRAILVFRYLHRPLIPCLKKGLKRGGILIYETYTDEQPRFGRPLNPDHLLKPKELFDWFRDWPIIHYFEGILEDPKRAMAQIVCRKPFKENQDCVR